Proteins encoded within one genomic window of Bombus terrestris chromosome 11, iyBomTerr1.2, whole genome shotgun sequence:
- the LOC100644853 gene encoding uncharacterized protein LOC100644853 isoform X1, which translates to MVSRTSKPVPVTDEISSWKLVRRSRLIVDCLRRRPSFVLLLLPAAFLVSFYVVSSEKDYDLEPRYPSFVKSYNAVDGTMEGYLVWNSKCQMPSKKPVDPSIRSYVKKKAYEKCANEPPFTGLSLRENGTVVLFVNPATAARHPGLRCCWSPVYRAEKQPKKPTKDNNVDSSIVVKRCENFEKETTTPDDAQAVMVSCTVDSKVDGGGGQRGKPIYENVHAIPNPEKVRNRTRRNDSQQSTTFGTVALSRKLSVLLLGIDSVSRLNFIRSMPITERYLLETGWLRFDGYNKMGDNTFPNLMAILTGQNQSQAYSLCKPTVPYMLDRCPFLWKNFRDAGYATAYGEDETALNTFNYLKMGFVEPPTDYYLRPYMLACEKLLKVKKRFGLKYCTGPETSFDRILDYAIEYARAFRGSPYFGFFWTISVSHENANGLSSMDGRLLDKLKRLENEGIANDTMIVLLSDHGMRWGPIRNTFVGWYEERLPFLYLWLPEWFREERPEAYSSLRANQRRLISPFDLYETLRDVLQLSGGSANPSSGCPGCRSLLAGPVPLERGCSDVGISSHWCACSAFESVDPRDPIVQKGAQVFLDHVDKLLDGYRDKKGRRLCAKLRLKKLHRVDRVIDFGNSSSVAYFYMIQVSPGDGKLEVTVRYHENGTYTLSDHEVSRINPYASTAECLDRGTKQYCHCLK; encoded by the exons ATGGTTTCGCGAACATCGAAGCCGGTGCCTGTCACCGATGAAATCTCCTCTTGGAAACTCGTGAGACGGTCCCGGTTGATCGTCGACTGCCTTCGTCGACGACCGAGTTTCGTTCTGTTGCTGTTGCCTGCTGCTTTCCTGGTCAGTTTCTATGTGGTTTCTTCGGAAAAGGATTACGATCTCGAGCCACGATATCCGTCCTTCGTCAAGTCATACAACGCGGTCGACG GTACGATGGAAGGCTACCTAGTGTGGAATTCGAAATGCCAAATGCCATCGAAGAAACCCGTTGACCCGTCGATCCGATCTTACGTGAAGAAGAAGGCGTATGAAAAATGCGCGAACGAGCCGCCGTTTACCGGTTTGTCCCTACGAGAAAACGGCACTGTGGTTCTGTTTGTGAACCCGGCCACTGCGGCTCGTCATCCCGGCCTCAGATGCTGCTGGTCGCCGGTGTACAGAGCCGAGAAACAACCGAAGAAACCGACCAAAGACAACAACGTGGATTCGTCGATCGT GGTGAAACGATGCGAGAACTTCGAGAAGGAAACGACGACGCCCGACGACGCCCAGGCTGTGATGGTCAGCTGCACCGTAGATTCCAAGGTCGACGGTGGCGGTGGACAACGCGGTAAGCCAATCTACGAGAACGTTCATGCCATTCCGAATCCCGAGAAGGTTCGCAATCGGACGCGACGCAACGACAGCCAACAGTCGACCACGTTCGGCACCGTGGCTCTTTCTAGAAAGCTGAGCGTCCTGCTGCTTGGCATCGACAGCGTCAGTCGATTGAACTTTATACGTAGCATGCCAATCACCGAGAGATACTTGCTGGAAACCGGCTGGCTTCGATTCGACGGATACAACAAGATGGGCGACAATACGTTTCCCAACTTGATGGCCATCCTGACAGGACAAAATCAGTCACAGGCTTATTCGTTGTGCAAACCGACCGTTCCGTACATGTTAGATCGTTGCCCCTTCCTCTGGAAGAATTTTCGCGACGCGGGCTACGCCACTGCCTATGGCGAGGATGAAACGGCTCTCAACACCTTCAACTATCTCAAGATGGGCTTCGTCGAACCGCCGACCGACTATTACCTCCGACCGTACATGCTCGCCTGCGAGAAGTTGCTGAAAGTGAAAAAGAG ATTCGGGCTCAAGTATTGCACCGGTCCCGAGACCAGCTTCGATAGAATTCTCGATTACGCGATCGAGTACGCGCGAGCATTCCGCGGCTCGCCATATTTTGGCTTCTTCTGGACGATCAGCGTGAGCCACGAGAACGCGAACGGACTGTCATCGATGGACGGCCGACTTCTCGACAAGCTGAAGCGACTGGAAAACGAGGGCATCGCGAACGACACGATGATCGTCCTGCTGAGCGACCACGGAATGCGCTGGGGCCCGATCAGAAACACGTTCGTCGGATGGTACGAGGAGAGGCTGCCGTTCCTCTACCTTTGGCTTCCCGAGTGGTTCCGAGAAGAACGGCCAGAGGCGTATTCGTCGCTGCGCGCCAATCAACGTCGGTTGATCTCGCCGTTCGACCTCTACGAAACGCTGAGGGACGTGTTGCAGTTGTCAGGTGGCTCGGCCAATCCGTCCTCGGGATGCCCCGGATGTCGCAGCCTGCTCGCGGGCCCGGTGCCCCTCGAGAGAGGTTGCTCCGACGTCGGAATCTCGTCTCATTGGTGCGCCTGTAGCGCCTTCGAGTCGGTGGATCCTCGCGATCCGATCGTTCAGAAGGGAGCGCAGGTGTTTCTCGATCACGTGGACAAGCTGCTCGACGGCTATCGGGACAAGAAGGGAAGACGGTTGTGCGCGAAGCTACGTTTGAAGAAGTTGCACCGTGTAGACCGCGTGATCGACTTTGGAAACTCGAGCAGCGTCGCCTACTTCTACATGATACAAGTGAGCCCCGGGGATGGAAAGTTAGAGGTGACGGTTCGATACCACGAGAACGGAACCTACACCCTGTCCGACCACGAGGTTAGCAGGATCAATCCCTACGCCTCTACCGCGGAGTGCTTGGATCGCGGAACCAAGCAATATTGCCATTGTCTCAAGTAA
- the LOC100644853 gene encoding uncharacterized protein LOC100644853 isoform X2, translating to MRERAAVYRFVPTRKRHCGSVCEPGHCGSSSRPQMLLVAGVQSRETTEETDQRQQRGFVDRVSVFGVKRCENFEKETTTPDDAQAVMVSCTVDSKVDGGGGQRGKPIYENVHAIPNPEKVRNRTRRNDSQQSTTFGTVALSRKLSVLLLGIDSVSRLNFIRSMPITERYLLETGWLRFDGYNKMGDNTFPNLMAILTGQNQSQAYSLCKPTVPYMLDRCPFLWKNFRDAGYATAYGEDETALNTFNYLKMGFVEPPTDYYLRPYMLACEKLLKVKKRFGLKYCTGPETSFDRILDYAIEYARAFRGSPYFGFFWTISVSHENANGLSSMDGRLLDKLKRLENEGIANDTMIVLLSDHGMRWGPIRNTFVGWYEERLPFLYLWLPEWFREERPEAYSSLRANQRRLISPFDLYETLRDVLQLSGGSANPSSGCPGCRSLLAGPVPLERGCSDVGISSHWCACSAFESVDPRDPIVQKGAQVFLDHVDKLLDGYRDKKGRRLCAKLRLKKLHRVDRVIDFGNSSSVAYFYMIQVSPGDGKLEVTVRYHENGTYTLSDHEVSRINPYASTAECLDRGTKQYCHCLK from the exons ATGCGCGAACGAGCCGCCGTTTACCGGTTTGTCCCTACGAGAAAACGGCACTGTGGTTCTGTTTGTGAACCCGGCCACTGCGGCTCGTCATCCCGGCCTCAGATGCTGCTGGTCGCCGGTGTACAGAGCCGAGAAACAACCGAAGAAACCGACCAAAGACAACAACGTGGATTCGTCGATCGTGTGAGTGTCTTCGG GGTGAAACGATGCGAGAACTTCGAGAAGGAAACGACGACGCCCGACGACGCCCAGGCTGTGATGGTCAGCTGCACCGTAGATTCCAAGGTCGACGGTGGCGGTGGACAACGCGGTAAGCCAATCTACGAGAACGTTCATGCCATTCCGAATCCCGAGAAGGTTCGCAATCGGACGCGACGCAACGACAGCCAACAGTCGACCACGTTCGGCACCGTGGCTCTTTCTAGAAAGCTGAGCGTCCTGCTGCTTGGCATCGACAGCGTCAGTCGATTGAACTTTATACGTAGCATGCCAATCACCGAGAGATACTTGCTGGAAACCGGCTGGCTTCGATTCGACGGATACAACAAGATGGGCGACAATACGTTTCCCAACTTGATGGCCATCCTGACAGGACAAAATCAGTCACAGGCTTATTCGTTGTGCAAACCGACCGTTCCGTACATGTTAGATCGTTGCCCCTTCCTCTGGAAGAATTTTCGCGACGCGGGCTACGCCACTGCCTATGGCGAGGATGAAACGGCTCTCAACACCTTCAACTATCTCAAGATGGGCTTCGTCGAACCGCCGACCGACTATTACCTCCGACCGTACATGCTCGCCTGCGAGAAGTTGCTGAAAGTGAAAAAGAG ATTCGGGCTCAAGTATTGCACCGGTCCCGAGACCAGCTTCGATAGAATTCTCGATTACGCGATCGAGTACGCGCGAGCATTCCGCGGCTCGCCATATTTTGGCTTCTTCTGGACGATCAGCGTGAGCCACGAGAACGCGAACGGACTGTCATCGATGGACGGCCGACTTCTCGACAAGCTGAAGCGACTGGAAAACGAGGGCATCGCGAACGACACGATGATCGTCCTGCTGAGCGACCACGGAATGCGCTGGGGCCCGATCAGAAACACGTTCGTCGGATGGTACGAGGAGAGGCTGCCGTTCCTCTACCTTTGGCTTCCCGAGTGGTTCCGAGAAGAACGGCCAGAGGCGTATTCGTCGCTGCGCGCCAATCAACGTCGGTTGATCTCGCCGTTCGACCTCTACGAAACGCTGAGGGACGTGTTGCAGTTGTCAGGTGGCTCGGCCAATCCGTCCTCGGGATGCCCCGGATGTCGCAGCCTGCTCGCGGGCCCGGTGCCCCTCGAGAGAGGTTGCTCCGACGTCGGAATCTCGTCTCATTGGTGCGCCTGTAGCGCCTTCGAGTCGGTGGATCCTCGCGATCCGATCGTTCAGAAGGGAGCGCAGGTGTTTCTCGATCACGTGGACAAGCTGCTCGACGGCTATCGGGACAAGAAGGGAAGACGGTTGTGCGCGAAGCTACGTTTGAAGAAGTTGCACCGTGTAGACCGCGTGATCGACTTTGGAAACTCGAGCAGCGTCGCCTACTTCTACATGATACAAGTGAGCCCCGGGGATGGAAAGTTAGAGGTGACGGTTCGATACCACGAGAACGGAACCTACACCCTGTCCGACCACGAGGTTAGCAGGATCAATCCCTACGCCTCTACCGCGGAGTGCTTGGATCGCGGAACCAAGCAATATTGCCATTGTCTCAAGTAA
- the LOC100646870 gene encoding uncharacterized protein LOC100646870 yields MRGNGETIVVLLFAIAIDRLGTIVVGSAARTVSARLDERCARDAECDSSIEGSHCRNGYCRCLPYFAAYNGTYCLEATLLGQECLVDEQCTLKVANSGCLDGFCGCRDGFLQFRRHTCLGPAKLGQVCYEHAHCRLWQRNSHCDFLIPNLFGRCQCTAPMRRENDICRPDDLVRPLPLFDDFSTETIATATMSSRHDEQAQTFDDRREDEAEKEMETGVRIDWLRNDTAQSAISSFPLDATTETTNSFHSQNVLPTADYDSRDDAIVVEALTETVSSTVWTSASASKTDRQSEVEATEPPSAISLGHDCVSDLECRLADPYSRCIDGTCDCGFRGNGSCSARNTGCAAGTFQCKNSGKCISWFFVCDGRPDCGDGSDERCSVREGGTECPVQAFRCGRSDVCVSRALMCDGKRDCPRGEDEFGCNNRRKCPEGAFRCDNGQCLPAYEFCNAVVSCRDGSDEPKGVCRRQVGSRGRVATRHCPFRCDNSRCRSDAIACSGRDGCGDGSDEKRCSVCRCPQFP; encoded by the exons ATGCGTGGCAACGGTGAAACGATCGTCGTTCTTCTGTTTGCGATCGCGATCGATCGTTTG GGGACGATAGTTGTGGGCTCGGCAGCGAGGACAGTGAGCGCGCGGCTGGACGAGCGATGTGCCAGGGACGCGGAATGCGATTCCAGCATCGAGGGTAGTCACTGTCGGAATGGCTATTGTCGCTGTTTGCCCTACTTTGCCGCGTACAACGGAACGTACTGCCTCGAGG CGACTCTTTTGGGCCAGGAGTGTCTCGTCGACGAGCAATGCACCTTGAAAGTAGCCAACAGCGGCTGCTTGGATGGCTTCTGCGGCTGCAGGGATGGTTTCCTCCAATTTCGTCGGCACACGTGTCTGGGTC CGGCGAAACTTGGCCAAGTTTGCTACGAACACGCCCATTGTCGTCTATGGCAGCGGAATTCACACTGTGACTTCTTGATCCCCAACTTGTTCGGACGTTGCCAATGCACGGCACCTATGCGTCGCGAAAACGATATTTGCCGACCCGACGATCTGGTTAGACCTTTACCGCTGTTCGACGATTTCTCGACTGAAACGATCGCGACAGCGACGATGTCGTCCCGCCACGACGAGCAAGCTCAAACGTTTGACGATCGACGAGAGGACGAGGCGGAGAAAGAGATGGAAACAG GAGTTCGAATCGACTGGCTGAGAAATGACACCGCGCAGTCGGCAATCTCATCGTTTCCCCTTGACGCGACTACCGAAACGACGAATTCTTTCCACTCGCAAAACGTCTTACCGACGGCGGACTACGACAGTAGAGACGATGCTATCGTGGTCGAGGCACTCACCGAAACCGTGTCGTCGACGGTGTGGACGTCAG CGTCCGCTTCGAAAACAGATCGACAGTCGGAGGTGGAGGCGACCGAGCCGCCATCGGCCATCAGTTTAGGACACGATTGCGTCTCCGATTTGGAATGCCGGCTGGCGGATCCTTACTCGAGATGCATCGATGGAACGTGCGACTGTGGTTTCCGAGGAAACGGAAGCTGCTCCGCGAGAAATACCGGTTGCGCGGCTGGCACCTTCCAATGCAAGAATTCCGGAAAATGCATCAGTTGGTTCTTCGTTTGCGACGGACGGCCGGACTGCGGCGACGGCTCGGACGAACGATGCTCGGTGCGAGAGGGAGGGACGGAATGCCCTGTACAAGCGTTCAGATGTGGTAGGAGCGACGTTTGCGTGTCGAGAGCGCTAATGTGCGACGGTAAACGGGACTGTCCGCGAGGCGAGGACGAGTTCGGCTGTAACAATCGACGGA AATGTCCGGAAGGAGCGTTCAGGTGTGACAACGGACAATGCCTGCCAGCGTACGAGTTCTGCAACGCCGTGGTGTCTTGTCGCGACGGAAGCGACGAGCCAAAAGGAGTTTGTCGAAGGCAAGTTGGAAGCCGCGGCAGAGTCGCCACCAGACATTGTCCGTTCAGGTGCGACAACAGCAGGTGTCGATCGGACGCGATCGCCTGCAGCGGCCGCGACGGTTGCGGCGACGGCTCGGACGAGAAACGCTGTTCCGTTTGTA GATGTCCGCAATTTCCTTAA
- the LOC125385949 gene encoding uncharacterized protein LOC125385949, with the protein MVLKYHVTWNLAFFDFTEPIRNERNTRKVMVTLNEWSDETTFTNIRRLRFSDSADELRKTRPLGKAERRRREAGSGKRHAVSRPRNRKRRDGLRWNVNGESTETREQKKSQPRETRSARWARELDYRVWMVSANQKWKGKYYVKFCVVFRIFIGNKLLLDSFLRRMLFEKIGKGREEQNVNVMCTFE; encoded by the exons ATGGTGTTGAA GTACCATGTGACGTGGAATTTAGCCTTTTTCGATTTCACTGAACCGATACGAAACGAGCGAAACACGCGTAAGGTCATGGTTACATTAAACGAGTGGTCGGACGAAACGACGTTTACAAATATCCGGAGACTGCGTTTCTCAGACTCGGCGGACGAGCTTAGAAAaactc GCCCGCTCGGTAAAGCCGAAAGAAGGAGGCGCGAAGCGGGAAGCGGGAAACGGCACGCGGTGAGTCGCCCGAGAAACAGGAAGCGCCGCGATGGTCTACGTTGGAATGTAAATGGAGAATCGACCGAGACCCGAGAACAAAAGAAGAGCCAACCGCGAGAAACGCGTAGTGCGCGTTGGGCGCGAG AATTGGATTATCGCGTGTGGATGGTTTCAGCCAATCAAAAATGGAAAGGCAAATACTACGTAAAATTTTGCGtagtttttagaatatttatcggTAACAAATTGCTTCTGGACTCTTTCTTGCGTCGAATGCTCTTCGAAAAAATAGGAAAGGGCAGGGAAGAGCAAAACGTTAATGTAATGTGTACATTCGAGTGa
- the LOC100644490 gene encoding elongation factor Tu, mitochondrial encodes MIFTTKIIYNSALRHTVKQLSLVEHLVKHECYGQLRAGTYLSGLITQRFYSAKQVYNRNKPHCNVGTIGHVDHGKTTLTAAITKILSEMELAKAKEYSDIDNAPEEKARGITINIAHVEYQTEKRHYGHTDCPGHADYIKNMITGTSQMDGAILVVAATDGTMPQTREHLLLAKQIGISNIVVFINKVDVADNEMVDLVEMEIRELLSEMGYDGINIPVVKGSALCAIQGNNPGIGRDAILKLLEAVDSYIPNPVRELDKPFFLPIENVYSVTGRGTVVTGRLERGKIKKGMECEVIGYNKIIKSTITGIEMFHQTLEEAEAGDQMGALLRGLKREDIRRGMIMCKPGSMKAYDHLECQMYMLTPAEGGRKKPINNLMQAQIFSKTWDCAAQLNLQMKDLIMPGEDSSVTLKLIRPMVCEKGQRFTIRDGAMSIATGVITNILSSLSETERLDLLGGRKKTKKHAKA; translated from the exons ATGATATTTACTACGAAGATAATTTACAATTCTG CACTCAGGCACACTGTGAAGCAGCTATCTTTAGTTGAGCATCTTGTTAAACAC GAATGTTATGGTCAGTTACGAGCAGGGACATATTTATCGGGTCTGATAACGCAAAGGTTTTATAGCGCGAAACAAGTGTATAATAGAAATAAGCCCCATTGTAACGTTGGTACAATCGGACATGTCGATCATGGAAAAACGACGCTTACAGCAGCTATTACCAAGA TTCTTTCTGAAATGGAACTCGCAAAAGCAAAAGAATACTCTGATATTGATAATGCACCCGAAGAAAAAGCACGCGGTATAACTATTAATATCGCGCATGTTGAATATCAGACAGAGAAACGTCATTATGGACATACCGATTGTCCAGGACATGCGGATTATATCAAAAACATGATTACTGGAACGTCACAGATGGATGGAGCTATTCTTGTTGTTGCTGCTACAGATGGTACCATGCCACAAACCAGAGAGCATCTACTTCTTGCTAAGCAAATTGGTATCAGTAACATTGTTGTTTTCATCAATAAG GTTGATGTCGCAGACAATGAAATGGTCGATTTAGTAGAAATGGAAATAAGAGAGTTGTTAAGCGAAATGGGTTATGATGGTATAAACATACCTGTTGTTAAAGGTAGTGCCCTTTGTGCGATACAGGGTAATAATCCAGGTATAGGACGGGATGCTATACTGAAATTGTTAGAGGCTGTGGATTCTTATATTCCAAACCCTGTCAGAGAATTGGACAAACCTTTTTTCTTACCGATAGAAAATGTTTACTCTGTTACGGGTAGGGGGACGGTAGTTACCGGCAGATTGGAAcgtggaaaaataaagaagGGCATGGAATGTGAGGTGATTGGatacaacaaaataataaaaagcacAATAACAGGAATAGAAATGTTTCATCAAACGTTGGAAGAAGCCGAGGCGGGAGACCAAATGGGTGCTTTGCTTAGAGGTTTAAAAAGAGAGGACATCAGAAGGGGTATGATAATGTGTAAACCAGGAAGCATGAAAGCCTACGATCATTTAGAATGTCAAATGTACATGCTGACTCCTGCGGAAGGAGGTAGAAAGAAACCTATAAATAATCTCATGCAAgctcaaatattttcaaagacCTGGGATTGTGCAGCTCAGTTAAATTTGCAAATGAAGGACTTGATCATGCCTGGCGAAGACTCTAg TGTTACGTTAAAATTGATAAGACCAATGGTGTGTGAAAAGGGCCAGCGATTTACGATAAGAGATGGCGCGATGTCTATAGCAACTGGAGTAATCACGAATATTTTGTCAAGTCTCAGCGAAACCGAACGATTAGATCTTCTCGGAGGtagaaagaaaacaaagaaacatGCGAAAGCATAA
- the LOC100646748 gene encoding GTP-binding nuclear protein Ran has product MAQMAQNVEIPTFKCVLVGDGGTGKTTFVKRHLTGEFEKKYVATLGVEVHPLIFHTNRGPIRFNVWDTAGQEKFGGLRDGYYIQGQCAVIMFDVTSRVTYKNVPNWHRDLVRVCENIPIVLCGNKVDIKDRKVKAKSIVFHRKKNLQYYDISAKSNYNFEKPFLWLGRKLIGDANLEFVAMPALLPPEVTMDPQWQQQIEKDLKEAQETALPEDDEDL; this is encoded by the exons ATGGCACAAATGGCACAAAATGTTGAGATTCCAACTTTCAAATGTGTACTAGTAGGTGACGGTGGTACTGGAAAAACGACGTTCGTCAAGCGGCACTTGACCGGTGAATTCGAAAAAAAATATGTCGCAACTTTAGGTGTCGAGGTACATCCTCTGATCTTTCACACGAATCGTGGTCCGATTCGTTTCAACGTTTGGGACACAGCTGGTCAAGAAAAGTTTGGTGGTCTGAGAGATGGATATTACATTCAAGGACAGTGTGCTGTCATCATGTTTGACGTTACGTCAAGAGTAACGTACAAAAACGTACCTAATTGGCATAGAGATTTGGTTCGTGTTTGTGAGAATATACCTAtagttctatgtggaaataaagTTGACATTAAGGATAGAAAAGTAAAAGCCAAGAGCATCGTCTTTCATAGGAAGAAGAATCTACAG TACTACGACATCAGTGCAAAGAGCAACTACAATTTTGAGAAACCTTTCTTATGGTTGGGACGTAAGCTGATCGGTGATGCAAATCTTGAATTTGTCGCGATGCCAGCTCTCCTTCCTCCTGAAGTTACAATGGATCCACAATGGCAACAACAGATAGAGAAAGATCTTAAGGAAGCACAAGAGACAGCGCTACCAGAAGATGATGAAGATCTTTAG